A window of the Dermatophagoides farinae isolate YC_2012a chromosome 2, ASM2471394v1, whole genome shotgun sequence genome harbors these coding sequences:
- the LOC124499381 gene encoding uncharacterized protein LOC124499381, giving the protein MDTDYVPEDDDINNNEDDDVEFQEQDEDDESWSDSSSVEKNKRKSSSKKTKTNKSTSIKSSSSTSTGQNHRKNSKKMSTSSINPEYIADIKQTFERFDTENKGQFEIKQLKFAMRALGFEPKKEEVKRISEEYNKDGFILYNDFEQLMIKRITEKTVNDEIMKAFQLFDTNQTGKITFEDLKRVAEELGEKITDDELMEMIQEADLDGDKAVDCQEFLRIMKKTFLY; this is encoded by the coding sequence ATGGATACCGATTACGTACCAGAAGATGAcgatattaataataatgaagatgatgatgtggaatTTCAAGAgcaagatgaagatgatgaatcttGGAGCGACAGTTCTAGTgtagagaaaaataaacgaaaatctAGTTcgaaaaagacaaaaacaaacaagtcAACCtcaattaaatcatcatcatcaacatcaacaggCCAAAATCATCgtaaaaattcgaaaaaaatgtccactTCATCGATCAATCCTGAATATATTGCCGATattaaacaaacatttgaacGTTTCGATACGGAAAACAAAggacaatttgaaattaaacaaCTAAAATTTGCTATGCGTGCATTAGGATTTGAGccgaaaaaagaagaagtaAAACGTATATCTGAAGAATATAATAAAGATGGTTTCATACTTTACAATGATTTTGAACAATTAATGATCAAAAGAATAACGGAAAAAACTGTCAAcgatgaaataatgaaagcttttcaattgtttgataCAAATCAAACCGGGAAAATCACATTCGAAGATTTGAAACGTGTGGCCGAAGAATTGGGTGAAAAAATTACCGACGATGAACTAATGGAAATGATACAGGAAGCTGATCTGGATGGTGATAAAGCTGTTGATTGTCAAGAATTTCTTcgtataatgaaaaaaacatttctttATTGA
- the LOC124499831 gene encoding uncharacterized protein LOC124499831 isoform X1: MYTRSKLLFYFNIVFQITKYNLTNKSIIQSKYIENMSEHDSGVDSGNEDSNNDLIHRTDDEMNYEDDDDDDDDDDDDDEIDNNRNDQIINEINPPIVIESNHHHDDDGDESSNPTNGTIRSNIQPIDQRIMATSSSSSSDTLSYKQESMNINQPLPSTSSSSISIPYTNMFRMRSISINEHTMDNDPDGSLSPPSSSTSSQCSSYSSINSATTMITNINLCGLNFTVNKQDLNKLWNFYNGQQQHNFIPKMKCAKTIRYRNQHYPQYNANQHEEKSLRNAANCGNVDMIKQLLQQSQHINVNASDERKRTALHFASVRGYNDIAWLLLINGADPNTRDVVGNTPLHLAVCASRLDMVILLLKNGAICTSYDNNGRTPINLAHSKLLYLSKSLEKRRIILSSSSEQSSSTGESLEKLKLEIMKISIMLQIYFEKCKSDAEKCINMDIIKNRVEQSQTSQEIENDVNDLLKCLQDWSL, translated from the exons ATGTATACGCGCtcgaaattgttgttttatttcaatattgtttttcaaattacGAAATACAAtttgacaaacaaatcaatcattcaatcgaaATATATAGAAAACATGTCTGAACATGATTCTGGAGTTGATTCTGGCAATGAAGATtctaataatgatttaattcatagaactgatgatgaaatgaattatgaagatgatgatgatgatgatgatgacgacgatgacgatgatgaaattgataataatcgaaatgaccaaataataaatgaaatcaatccTCCTATTGtgatcgaatcaaatcaccatcatgatgatgatggtgatgaatcaTCTAATCCTACAAATGGTACAATTAGATCGAATATACAACCTATTGATCAACGGATAATggctacatcatcatcatcatcatcagacacTTTATCATATAAACAAGAGTCAATGAACATTAATCAACCattaccatcaacatcatcttcatctatCTCAATACCATATACAAATATGTTTCGAATGCGTTCCATTTCCATAAACGAACATACAATGGATAATGATCCAGATGGttcattatcaccaccatcatcatcaacatcatcacaatgttcatcatattcatcgaTAAATTCGGCCACTACAATGATAACAAATATAAATCTTTGTGGTTTAAATTTCACCGTCAATAAACAGGATCTAAATAAATTATGGAATTTCTACaatggtcaacaacaacataattttataccaaaaatgaaatgtgcCAAAACAATACGTTATCGTAATCAACATTATCCTCAATATAATGCCAATCAACATG aagaaaaatcattacGAAATGCCGCCAATTGTGGTAATGTAGATATGATAAAACAATTGttacaacaatcacaacatATCAATGTTAATGCAAGTGATGAACGTAAACGAACTGCCTTACATTTTGCATCTGTACGTGGTTATAATGATATTG CCTGgctattattgattaatggTGCCGATCCAAATACACGTGATGTTGTTGGCAATACTCCATTACATTTGGCTGTTTGTGCATCTAGATTAGATAtggtcattttattattgaaaaatggtGCCATTTGTACATCATACGATAATAATGGCCGTACACCAATAAATCTTGcacattcaaaattattatatctatcaaaatcattggaaaaacGTCGAATTATTCTATCGTCGTCTTCAgagcaatcatcatcgacaggagaatcattggaaaaattaaaactagaaataatgaaaatatctaTAATGTTGCAaatatattttgaaaaatgtaaatcCGATGCTGAAAAATGTATAAATATGGATATTATAAAGAATCGTGTTGAACAAAGTCAAACATCacaagaaattgaaaatgatgttaatgatcTATTGAAATGTTTACAGGATTGGTCATtgtaa
- the LOC124499831 gene encoding uncharacterized protein LOC124499831 isoform X2, translating into MYTRSKLLFYFNIVFQITKYNLTNKSIIQSKYIENMSEHDSGVDSGNEDSNNDLIHRTDDEMNYEDDDDDDDDDDDDDEIDNNRNDQIINEINPPIVIESNHHHDDDGDESSNPTNGTIRSNIQPIDQRIMATSSSSSSDTLSYKQESMNINQPLPSTSSSSISIPYTNMFRMRSISINEHTMDNDPDGSLSPPSSSTSSQCSSYSSINSATTMITNINLCGLNFTVNKQDLNKLWNFYNGQQQHNFIPKMKCAKTIRYRNQHYPQYNANQHEKSLRNAANCGNVDMIKQLLQQSQHINVNASDERKRTALHFASVRGYNDIAWLLLINGADPNTRDVVGNTPLHLAVCASRLDMVILLLKNGAICTSYDNNGRTPINLAHSKLLYLSKSLEKRRIILSSSSEQSSSTGESLEKLKLEIMKISIMLQIYFEKCKSDAEKCINMDIIKNRVEQSQTSQEIENDVNDLLKCLQDWSL; encoded by the exons ATGTATACGCGCtcgaaattgttgttttatttcaatattgtttttcaaattacGAAATACAAtttgacaaacaaatcaatcattcaatcgaaATATATAGAAAACATGTCTGAACATGATTCTGGAGTTGATTCTGGCAATGAAGATtctaataatgatttaattcatagaactgatgatgaaatgaattatgaagatgatgatgatgatgatgatgacgacgatgacgatgatgaaattgataataatcgaaatgaccaaataataaatgaaatcaatccTCCTATTGtgatcgaatcaaatcaccatcatgatgatgatggtgatgaatcaTCTAATCCTACAAATGGTACAATTAGATCGAATATACAACCTATTGATCAACGGATAATggctacatcatcatcatcatcatcagacacTTTATCATATAAACAAGAGTCAATGAACATTAATCAACCattaccatcaacatcatcttcatctatCTCAATACCATATACAAATATGTTTCGAATGCGTTCCATTTCCATAAACGAACATACAATGGATAATGATCCAGATGGttcattatcaccaccatcatcatcaacatcatcacaatgttcatcatattcatcgaTAAATTCGGCCACTACAATGATAACAAATATAAATCTTTGTGGTTTAAATTTCACCGTCAATAAACAGGATCTAAATAAATTATGGAATTTCTACaatggtcaacaacaacataattttataccaaaaatgaaatgtgcCAAAACAATACGTTATCGTAATCAACATTATCCTCAATATAATGCCAATCAACATG aaaaatcattacGAAATGCCGCCAATTGTGGTAATGTAGATATGATAAAACAATTGttacaacaatcacaacatATCAATGTTAATGCAAGTGATGAACGTAAACGAACTGCCTTACATTTTGCATCTGTACGTGGTTATAATGATATTG CCTGgctattattgattaatggTGCCGATCCAAATACACGTGATGTTGTTGGCAATACTCCATTACATTTGGCTGTTTGTGCATCTAGATTAGATAtggtcattttattattgaaaaatggtGCCATTTGTACATCATACGATAATAATGGCCGTACACCAATAAATCTTGcacattcaaaattattatatctatcaaaatcattggaaaaacGTCGAATTATTCTATCGTCGTCTTCAgagcaatcatcatcgacaggagaatcattggaaaaattaaaactagaaataatgaaaatatctaTAATGTTGCAaatatattttgaaaaatgtaaatcCGATGCTGAAAAATGTATAAATATGGATATTATAAAGAATCGTGTTGAACAAAGTCAAACATCacaagaaattgaaaatgatgttaatgatcTATTGAAATGTTTACAGGATTGGTCATtgtaa
- the LOC124499830 gene encoding uncharacterized protein LOC124499830: MSSSKSKSMSSKSKDSSVSHSSSYSSQSISSSNMSKSYFSTDNVSSTSSSGVSEKSVTSGESKTKSSAKTSQQQSSGSITASTIGASQNKSGQTTISSNSKSSVSSYQSTSFVSGLSNVSLSSKASSSYGSNKTSKSGTKLSKSGTKASKSMASSAINISIEPSSIPGRPKLCEKLDEINHIEPYIKIDNENEIQSNGGFKIKNFIVADDCYKYYSAEKNSNEIICKKIDLDKCTPRYRENILKNSLKIARFIGGTNGSPPISKHFIDIMEIFRLGSHVFMFMENCPNKSMYLMLIDHDNYLPEDERRWTVQIVKGIAKMQEYGIAHRFLKLQHILFDSNQNVKIAGWSKSVLFWDSNNDCPLLQNGERRSRKNCHLPPESFRGVYDPSKVDMWSLGVIMVCLQTRSYPFNVNSTSKFSAQWRQFVVKHEMNRYVRAACNQTFFIDPKRRARPTDFLNHPYFNTPNSNIKSKVLKTTEDPKYDPNMPEELSYHVSTTAVVSGANSQSGATSESNATTTTTSWSKSSSATTSNNYSSSANKGSSSQMKSSAKSSNSSSSMGSGSSSKSSTSKTTAASTTAATTTTTTTKTTNDEEIGDDSATGVEGGRVGHEIPADEMTYESTAQESSAPEEQADQAKPISYSSHSSSQTSSSKSSSNNMTTSKKSVT; this comes from the exons ATGTCTTCGTCAAAAAGCAAAAGCATGAGTAGCAAGAGTAAAGATTCATCTGTTagccattcatcatcatatagtagccaatcaatatcatcatcaaatatgtCAAAATCTTATTTCTCAACTGATAACGTATCATCCACCTCTTCATCAGGTGTTAGTGAAAAATCGGTTACAAGCGGTgaatccaaaacaaaatcatcagcaAAAACTTCCCAACAACAAAGCAGTGGCAGTATAACAGCCAGTACAATTGGTGCAAGTCAAAATAAATCAggtcaaacaacaatttcatcaaattccaAAAGTTCGGTTAGCTCTTATCAATCAACTTCTTTTGTATCGGGATTAAGTAATGtttcattgtcatcgaaAGCAAGTTCAAGTTATGGTTCAAATAAAACTTCCAAATCAGGTACTAAATTATCCAAATCAGGAACTAAAGCATCCAAATCGATGGCATCATCGGCAATCAATATTTCCATCGAACCATCATCCATTCCAGGACGGCCAAAACTTTGTGAAAAATTGgatgaaatcaatcataTTGAACCATAtatcaaaattgataatgaaaatgaaattcaatctaATGGTGGTTTTaagatcaaaaattttatcgttGCAGATGATTGTTATAAATATTATTCggctgaaaaaaattcaaatgaaatcatttgtaaaaaaattgatttagaCAAATGTACACCACGTTATCGAgagaatatattgaaaaattctttaaaaatTGCAAGATTTATTGGCGGAACAAATGGTTCGCCACCGATAAGTAAACATTTCATCGATATTATGGAAATTTTCCGg CTCGGTTCACATGTCTTCATGTTCATGGAAAATTGtccaaacaaatcaatgtaTCTTATGTTaattgatcatgataattatttaCCTGAAGATGAACGCCGATGGACAGTACAGATTGTGAAAGGGATTGCAAAAATGCAAGAATATGGTATTGCACATCGATTTCTTAAATTACAGcacattttatttgataGTAATCAAAATGTTAAAATTGCTGGCTGGAGTAAATCGGTTTTATTCTGggattcaaataatgattgtcCATTATTGCAGAATGGCGAAAGACGGTccagaaaaaattgtcatctaCCACCAGAATCATTTCGTGGTGTTTATGATCCATCCAAAGTAGATATGTGGTCATTAGGTGTGATTATGGTGTGTCTTCAAACACGATCTTATCCATTCAATGTGAATTCGACATCAAAATTTTCGGCACAATGGCGTCAATTCGTTGTGaaacatgaaatgaatcGTTATGTACGCGCTGCATgtaatcaaacatttttcattgatccaAAACGTAGAGCAAGACCAACAGATTTTCTTAATCATCCATATTTCAATACACCGAATTCAAATATTAAATCAAAAGTATTGAAAACAACCGAAGATCCTAAATATGATCCAAATATGCCAGAAGAATTATCTTATCATGTTTCAACAACTGCAGTAGTTAGTGGCGCTAATAGCCAGTCAGGTGCGACCAGTGAATccaatgcaacaacaactaccACATCATGgtctaaatcatcatcagccacTACTAGtaataattattcatcatcggcCAATAAAGGATCATCGTCACAAATGAAAAGTAGTGCTAAAAgttcaaattcttcatcatcaatgggtagtggatcatcatcaaaatcatcaacatcgaaaaCAACGGCAGCATCGActacagcagcaacaacaacaacaacaacaacgaagaccacaaatgatgaagaaattggTGATGATAGTGCAACAGGTGTAGAGGGTGGTCGAGTTGGTCATGAAATTCCAGCTGATGAAATGACATATGAATCAACGGCACAGGAAAGTTCAGCACCGGAAGAACAAGCCGATCAAGCTAAACCAATTTCATATAGTAGCCATAGCAGCAGTCAAACTAGTAGTAGTAAAAGTAGTAGCAATAATATGAcaacatcgaaaaaaagtgttacataa
- the LOC124498783 gene encoding uncharacterized protein LOC124498783 codes for MSTDHKELLLRQAARLAIRANDFAINGDYIDAVKYYTQAIDHCGEHAIFSFYLNRALCLLKMDFSYLALFDANQAVRLSPQNVKCYYIRSRVLRKLKRHELAQNDLKIAMKICPNCEIIREESQRINEQSERELCFFNEKLKSYNLNDKTYYKIKVNFHLIKARDLPTNIWNYNGIRVENIRYDVPIKLINEYFSLFGNIEFIKRAYCYYDDDNYHNQSIFNRSSLSPTSSSSSPSLFIYYYNPVTPMFTIAYFQGKTFKELCQINDDKQYKSLRLYFAPTDHQIELKYFRPNYPPINTQECYFWRTTYCNLKERCPKFHLQPCKNVDAQMWMFK; via the coding sequence ATGTCCACCGATCATAAAGAATTATTACTTCGACAAGCTGCACGTTTAGCTATACGTGCAAATGATTTTGCAATAAATGGTGATTATATCGATGCCGTTAAATATTATACACAAGCTATTGATCATTGTGGTGAACATGCCATTTTCAGTTTCTATCTTAATCGTGCATTATGTTTActgaaaatggatttttcCTATCTAGCTCTTTTCGATGCTAATCAAGCTGTACGATTATCACCACAGAATGTTAAATGTTATTATATTAGAAGTCGTGTGTTACGAAAATTAAAACGCCATGAATTGGCTCAAAATGATCTTAAAATTGCCATGAAAATTTGTCCAAATTGTGAAATTATTCGTGAAGAATCTCAACGTATAAATGAACAAAGTGAACGTGAATTATGTTtctttaatgaaaaattaaaatcatacaatttgaatgataaaactTATTACAAGATTAAagtgaattttcatttaatcaaAGCACGTGATTTACCAACAAATATCTGGAATTATAATGGAATTCGTGTGGAAAACATCCGATATGATGtgccaatcaaattgataaatgaatatttttcattatttggcaatattgaatttataaaaCGAGCATATTgctattatgatgatgataattatcataatcaatcgatttttaacCGTTCATCACtatcaccaacatcatcatcatcatcaccatcattattcatctattattataatcCAGTGACACCAATGTTTACTATAGCATATTTTCAAGGTAAAACATTCAAAGAATTATgtcaaatcaatgatgataaacaatatAAATCATTACGTTTATATTTTGCACCAactgatcatcaaattgaattgaaatattttcgaCCAAATTATCCACCAATCAATACACAAGAATGTTATTTTTGGCGTACAACATACTGTAATTTGAAAGAACGTTGTCCAAAATTTCATCTACAACCAtgtaaaaatgttgatgcaCAAATGTGGATGtttaaatga
- the LOC124499380 gene encoding ran-specific GTPase-activating protein, with translation MAESIPLKIDDKIDGCVITKTKELDDETKKIIFVDDNHNHQQQHQTNNNGDDCPSSKHDENGDYETTTTTTTTTKTEDNDDNYEPIYPPKISLPLTETKTLEDDEEVIVNLRARIYRYITVDEEPEFKERGTGTVKILQHKQTGMYRVLMRREKTFKICANHYITGSMKLNKHNNSEKVFLYSTLADFYENETNPETFAIRFSNAENAAIFKEAFDEAVEFMIEKETIEKEETTELANEMEKIQLNQEQPSSTTNETNGDDTKKE, from the exons ATGGCTGAATCTATTCCATTAAAG attgatgataaaatcgaTGGCTGTGTTATTACGAAAACCAAAGAATTAGATGATGAAACTAAAAAGATTATTTTTgtcgatgataatcataatcatcaacagcaacatcaaactaataataatggtgatgattgtccatcatcaaaacatgatgaaaatggcGATTATgaaactactactactactactactactactaaaactgaagataatgatgataattatgaacCAATTTATCCACCAAAAATTAGTCTTCCATTGACCGAAACTAAAACATtggaagatgatgaagaagttATTGTTAATTT ACGAGCTCGAATTTATCGTTATATTACTGTGGATGAAGAGCCTGAATTCAAAGAACGTGGTACGGGTACAgtaaaaattcttcaacatAAACAAACTGGAATGTATCGGGTATTGATGCgtagagaaaaaacatttaaaatcTGTGCCAATCATTATA TAACTGGatcgatgaaattgaataaacataataatagtgaaaaagtttttctctATTCTACATTGGCCgatttttatgaaaatgaaaccaatCCAGAAACATTTGCCATTCGTTTTTCTAATGCTGAAA atGCTGCCATCTTCAAAGAAGCATTTGATGAAGCTGTTGaatttatgattgaaaaagaaaccatagaaaaagaagaaacaaCCGAGCTTGCTAACGAAATGGAAAAGATTCAACTTAATCAGgaacaaccatcatcaacaaccaatgaaacaaatggtGATGACACGAAAAAGgaatga
- the PIG-L gene encoding phosphatidylinositol glycan anchor biosynthesis class L, with the protein MLSFLLFLTILFISWLILKHRIIKININHNVLLVTAHPDDELMFFGPTLLNEIRSRIENYDEKRPTKIHLLCLCTGDYYGDGEKRKQELNDALNELFRSTFDNSSVINSKKSMQDLLNELFIWEIRDDPELIDSPVADWQPYYIMKIIQEYCQRNAITKIITFDQYGVSGHSNHSAIYEAVNKLTEFKNLNIEIWFLKSVSIIRKYLAIFDIVFTVLSSSFQNNWNIYLISSLKDYLIIVHSLRKHYSQMVWFRRLLYASTSRYLFINSYHQVIFNQTDKKFQ; encoded by the coding sequence ATGTTATCttttctattatttttaacaattttattcatttcatggCTCATTTTGAAACAtcgaataatcaaaattaatattaatcATAATGTTTTATTGGTCACTGCACATccagatgatgaattaatgtTTTTCGGTCCAAcattattaaatgaaattcgttcaagaattgaaaattatgacGAAAAACGACCAACAAAAATCCATCTACTTTGTCTTTGTACCGGTGATTattatggtgatggtgaaaaaCGTAAACAAGAATTAAACGATgctttgaatgaattatttcgATCAACATTCGATAATTCATCTGTGATtaattcgaaaaaatcaatgcaagatttattgaatgaattgttcaTCTGGGAAATTCGTGATGATCCTGAATTGATAGATTCACCTGTGGCCGATTGGCAACCGtattatataatgaaaattattcaagaATATTGTCAACGAAATGCAATcacaaaaatcattacatTCGATCAATATGGTGTTAGTggtcattcaaatcattcagCCATATATGAAGCTGTCAATAAGCTAActgaattcaaaaatttaaacataGAGATTTGGTTCCTAAAATCTGTATCAATCATACGAAAATATCTAGCCATATTTGATATCGTATTCActgtattatcatcatcatttcaaaataattggAACATTTATTTAATATCATCACTAAAAGATTATCTAATCATTGTACATTCATTACGAAAACATTATAGTCAAATGGTTTGGTTTCGACGGCTACTATATGCATCTACATCAcgttatttattcatcaattcatatcatcaagtgatattcaatcaaacagataaaaaattccaataa
- the mRpL23 gene encoding mitochondrial ribosomal protein L23 produces MSTRWYPRYVRGNPQLRIFLPDFWMIVKKPEQPLPANKVLFKVPVQMTGYDVKNYLEKIYKIPVMQVKTRVVCGEIKRAKSTKPYLIKEDDYREAIVDLPKHVQFEYPDLYGGERVKLEDEIEKIEKQFEFIKKREKRRTFSENRHNVPGWFGV; encoded by the exons ATGTCGACCAGATG GTATCCCCGATATGTTCGAGGTAATCCTCAGTTGCGAATATTTTTACCAGATTTTTGgatgattgtaaaaaaacCCGAACAACCATTACCAGCGAATAAAGTTTTGTTTAAAGTACCTGTCCA AATGACTGGATATGAtgttaaaaattatttggaaaaaatctaCAAAATACCGGTAATGCAAGTGAAAACACGTGTTGTTTGTGGTGAAATAAAGAGAGCTAAATCTACTAAACCATATCTGATAAAAGAAGATGATTACAGAGAAGCAATCGTTGATCTG CCAAAACATGTTCAATTCGAATATCCTGATCTATATGGTGGTGAACGAGTTAAATTAGAGgatgaaatcgaaaaaattgaaaaacaatttgaattcattaaaaaacgTGAAAAACGTCGTACATTTTCGGAGAATCGTCACAATGTTCCCGGATGGTTTGGTGTATAA
- the LOC124499831 gene encoding uncharacterized protein LOC124499831 isoform X3, which produces MYTRSKLLFYFNIVFQITKYNLTNKSIIQSKYIENMSEHDSGVDSGNEDSNNDLIHRTDDEMNYEDDDDDDDDDDDDDEIDNNRNDQIINEINPPIVIESNHHHDDDDTLSYKQESMNINQPLPSTSSSSISIPYTNMFRMRSISINEHTMDNDPDGSLSPPSSSTSSQCSSYSSINSATTMITNINLCGLNFTVNKQDLNKLWNFYNGQQQHNFIPKMKCAKTIRYRNQHYPQYNANQHEEKSLRNAANCGNVDMIKQLLQQSQHINVNASDERKRTALHFASVRGYNDIAWLLLINGADPNTRDVVGNTPLHLAVCASRLDMVILLLKNGAICTSYDNNGRTPINLAHSKLLYLSKSLEKRRIILSSSSEQSSSTGESLEKLKLEIMKISIMLQIYFEKCKSDAEKCINMDIIKNRVEQSQTSQEIENDVNDLLKCLQDWSL; this is translated from the exons ATGTATACGCGCtcgaaattgttgttttatttcaatattgtttttcaaattacGAAATACAAtttgacaaacaaatcaatcattcaatcgaaATATATAGAAAACATGTCTGAACATGATTCTGGAGTTGATTCTGGCAATGAAGATtctaataatgatttaattcatagaactgatgatgaaatgaattatgaagatgatgatgatgatgatgatgacgacgatgacgatgatgaaattgataataatcgaaatgaccaaataataaatgaaatcaatccTCCTATTGtgatcgaatcaaatcaccatcatgatgatgatg acacTTTATCATATAAACAAGAGTCAATGAACATTAATCAACCattaccatcaacatcatcttcatctatCTCAATACCATATACAAATATGTTTCGAATGCGTTCCATTTCCATAAACGAACATACAATGGATAATGATCCAGATGGttcattatcaccaccatcatcatcaacatcatcacaatgttcatcatattcatcgaTAAATTCGGCCACTACAATGATAACAAATATAAATCTTTGTGGTTTAAATTTCACCGTCAATAAACAGGATCTAAATAAATTATGGAATTTCTACaatggtcaacaacaacataattttataccaaaaatgaaatgtgcCAAAACAATACGTTATCGTAATCAACATTATCCTCAATATAATGCCAATCAACATG aagaaaaatcattacGAAATGCCGCCAATTGTGGTAATGTAGATATGATAAAACAATTGttacaacaatcacaacatATCAATGTTAATGCAAGTGATGAACGTAAACGAACTGCCTTACATTTTGCATCTGTACGTGGTTATAATGATATTG CCTGgctattattgattaatggTGCCGATCCAAATACACGTGATGTTGTTGGCAATACTCCATTACATTTGGCTGTTTGTGCATCTAGATTAGATAtggtcattttattattgaaaaatggtGCCATTTGTACATCATACGATAATAATGGCCGTACACCAATAAATCTTGcacattcaaaattattatatctatcaaaatcattggaaaaacGTCGAATTATTCTATCGTCGTCTTCAgagcaatcatcatcgacaggagaatcattggaaaaattaaaactagaaataatgaaaatatctaTAATGTTGCAaatatattttgaaaaatgtaaatcCGATGCTGAAAAATGTATAAATATGGATATTATAAAGAATCGTGTTGAACAAAGTCAAACATCacaagaaattgaaaatgatgttaatgatcTATTGAAATGTTTACAGGATTGGTCATtgtaa